The following DNA comes from Fervidobacterium gondwanense DSM 13020.
TGATAGAATCTCGTCGTCGATAATGCTTTTTCCAATAGTCTTAGCCATGTTTGAGAGAATTTCATATGAATTTATAAGAAAACGTCCATCGCCGTTTGAAGATGAAATTAAATAAGACTCACCAGCCTTAGAAACATCTATTTTAACGTGTTCTATGGCCTTTTGAAGAATTTTTCTCAACTCATTTTCGTGTAGTTTCTTGAACCTCAGAATACGGCATCTTGAAAGCAGAGCGGGATTTATAACATGTTCTGGATTTTCTGTCGTAGTACCGTAAAGCACATAAACACCTGTTTCGACACCAGGTAAGAAAACATCTTGTTGCTTCTTATTGAATCTGTGGATTTCGTCGATGAAGATAAGCAATTTCTTGATACCTCTGAGGTTGTAAGCATAGTTTTCCCACTTCTTTATTTCGTCAACAGAAGTGAAAGCTGCGTTTAATTGAACAACTTCGTAATCGGTGTATCTTTTAATCAGATGAAGTACAGAAGTCTTACCAGTACCAGGCGGACCAGCAAGTATAGCGGAAAACAACTGTCCTTGTTCTATTGACATACGTAAAAGAGCACCTTTTGCGAGAAGGTGCTCTTGCCCAACAAAATCTTCAAAAGATTTAGGCCTGAGTATTTCGCTTAAACCATTCGACAGTTTTCCTCAACCCCTCTTCTAAAGTGTATTTCGGCTCCCATTTCAATTCAATCCAAGCTCTGTTGTAACACAGTAGACTCTTTCTGATATCGCCTTTCCTGTGTGGTCCATAAATCGGATCTTTCTTGTAACCAGTCAATTTTTTCAAAATCTTGAACAATTCATTTGTTGTCGTACCGGTCGCAGTTCCTATATTTATAACAAGTCCGTCGCCCTTTTCCATCGCCTTGATATTTGCATCGACAACGTCTTCAACAAACACATAATCTCTCACGTATTCGCCATCACCAAAGATTGTGCAATCTTCTCCCTTAAGCATTCGAGAAGTAAATATGGCAACGACACCGGCCTCGCCATATGGATCCTGCCTTGGACCGTAGACGTTTCCATATCTAAGTACAGTGTATTTCAAACCAAATTCCTTGGAGAAGAACCTTAAGTAATTTTCAACACTGAACTTTGCTATTCCATACGGAGACATTGGCTGTGGAAATACACTTTCTGGAGTTGGAAATACTTTGACATCCTCGCCGTAGATTGCTCCGCCAGTGGAAGAGAAGATAAATTTACTAACGTTGTTTTCAATGGAAGCCTTTATAAGATTTATACTACCGATGATATTCCAATTTGCATCTTTGACAGGTTCTTTTACAGAAACTGATACGCTTGCCTGTGCGGCTAAATGGAATACATACTCAAATTTCTCCTTTTCAAAAAGTTTATTCACGGCGTCTGTATCGTATATATCCATCTCATAAAACGTTGCTCTTGGGTTTACGTTTTCCTTCTTACCCGTTGAAAGATTATCAACAACAACAACATCGTGTCCCAATTCAACTAATTTGTCTGTAAGAT
Coding sequences within:
- a CDS encoding replication-associated recombination protein A is translated as MSNGLSEILRPKSFEDFVGQEHLLAKGALLRMSIEQGQLFSAILAGPPGTGKTSVLHLIKRYTDYEVVQLNAAFTSVDEIKKWENYAYNLRGIKKLLIFIDEIHRFNKKQQDVFLPGVETGVYVLYGTTTENPEHVINPALLSRCRILRFKKLHENELRKILQKAIEHVKIDVSKAGESYLISSSNGDGRFLINSYEILSNMAKTIGKSIIDDEILSTYVGEELTKYTDSEHYNLASAFIKSIRGSDPDAALYYMARMLEGGEDPRFIARRLVILASEDIGLADPFALVLATATMQAVEMVGLPECAINLSECVIYLSLAPKSNSSYEAVSKAMEIARETKNVPVPRHLLNIEGSGYKYPHSYGGFVKQDYLPKKIKDGIYVPKNIAKEAKLAEIYKKLWKERFATKDIEEGKVKKE
- a CDS encoding SDR family oxidoreductase; the encoded protein is MSKVLVTGGAGFIGSHLTDKLVELGHDVVVVDNLSTGKKENVNPRATFYEMDIYDTDAVNKLFEKEKFEYVFHLAAQASVSVSVKEPVKDANWNIIGSINLIKASIENNVSKFIFSSTGGAIYGEDVKVFPTPESVFPQPMSPYGIAKFSVENYLRFFSKEFGLKYTVLRYGNVYGPRQDPYGEAGVVAIFTSRMLKGEDCTIFGDGEYVRDYVFVEDVVDANIKAMEKGDGLVINIGTATGTTTNELFKILKKLTGYKKDPIYGPHRKGDIRKSLLCYNRAWIELKWEPKYTLEEGLRKTVEWFKRNTQA